CTCTGCTTTGAACTAGAATGAATCGGGTGGAAGAATGGGTTTTGGAGAACAAGGACAAGATCGAAAAAGGAGTGGAAATCATGGGGCAAGGCTGCGAGGTTTTAGCAGCCACTGTTGGACAGTTTCACCCCATCCTTGAAGCGGTGTTTATGACTTCCGCGGAGCTTCTGGGGAACCCAGAAGGCAAAGAGGCCAAGTTCCTCGCAGAACAATTTGAAAAGATCAACCAAAAACTGGAAGGGATTCAAGACGAAATCGAACAAATTGCTTTGGAGTTGCAGAGGACATCCATGAACAAGCAGAATATTGACCGTGAGGCTAAGATTATGAGCCAGTATGAGAAGTTTCAAGACTTTGTCAATGCCAAACCCAAGTTCAAGGAGAAGAAGAAGGAGAAGTTCATAACCCAATACGAGAACACTGGTGGTGAAATAAACATTGATTCCTTGTACAATGCTGTAACTGGTGAAAACATCTCTGGGGATGCCATGCTGGACACAGTGGTGACCACGGACGAAAGGAGCAGGAAGCCAGTAGAGGAGTTCTGTGCCAGGCTAAAGAAGCTATTCGTCATGGGAATTATAGCAGTTATGGGTCACGCCGCCCTTAAGGAGGGAGCGGTAGGCGAGGCCATGGTGAAAAAATGGCAGGATCGCATGGAAGACGTTGAAAAGCGAATGAAAGCGGCGGTGGATGACTGCATTGAGAATTTCCCCTTGCAGGCCAAGACCGATGTTGAGCGGCAACTGTTGGAGCGACAAGCCAACGTCAACCCAGAGTTCACCGGATTTATACTGGATATCCTCGAGAAGAAATATTACTGGGTTTCCTGGTCAGTTCGGGTCTTCAACCACAGCGGTATATTCTTCTGGAATTGGCTAGCTGGCAAGAAGTACCACGGAAGCGGTGGAGGTGGCAACTTTTTTGACCTCCTGACCCCAAACAACGTCAGAATCGTGGTGTCTTTCAGCGCTGACCCGAAACCGATTAACAAGAGCGAGATTGTAGATCAGATAGAGATGCAGAAGCTGAAGGGCAACATGCAGTCTGTGGCTCAGACGCTGTGGAAGACTCTTCCCAACACTGTGGTCCATGCTATCAGCTGCTATAAGAAAGTAGAAGAGAAAAACAACTTCCAGCCGGAGTGTTTCTACTTCGCGAGGCACAAGAAGGCATACCTGTGCATTCACTCTGAATAGATGTGCCAAACTTTGATATCAGTCTCCTACATATTTCTGGTTTAGAACATTTGATTGTATTAAACAGGTCAAGCATTATCGATAAAACAAATGATGACTGAATTGTTATTGCGCACATACTACGAGAAAGTATGCTACTGCTGGTTTACTTTATTTTCGCATGTCAATGCTTAAATGGaacataaacacaaatatatGTCTGTGACCAAATATAAAAGTGTATTTCAGATCAAATTGGTGTATTTTCTAGTTTAGAAGAGAAAGTAGTTCCTCGAAAACTACAGGCTCATGGGGCTTTCTTGTTAGTTGTGTTGTTTAGTGTTGTTTACAATCAAAAAgcatattgtttaaaatgttagaTTCTTTTTCTTGTAATGGTATTTCTAAATGAAATATAATGAGTGCTCTAGCTATATATTGTCTGTGATTTAAGAATCCTGTCAATTTCAATGCTTATGATGGTATgtaatcacaaataaaaaaaactatggtCTAGACATTTGTTTCAAGGTATCAACAGCCACGTTTTGTTTTTACCTCTAAAACAGCTTGGGAGATAAGACTCAAATAAACCTAGATAAATCAAATATATGCAAAATAATTTTGGATTTGTTTCACCTAAGTCCAGAtgataaacaaaacaacatgaaataatttTTGCTTTTGCATTTCCCCACTCTTGGTTGTTTAAGGGTTAAGCTAATGGACCTTATTCAAGAAAGACATTGAATTAGGTTCATATTTAATTTcgttaatgggatagttcacctaaaaaaacttaatttactcactatttactcactttcaattggttttaaaacatttatgagtttctttgttctgttgaacacaaaatatgctttgaagaaagctgaaaacctgtaactattgacttctatagtcagaaaaacaaatactatgcaagtcaatggttacatgttttcagcgttcttcaaaatatcttcttttgtgtttaagacaggtttgaaacaagtgaaggcagagtaaatgatgacagaagttttatttttgtgtaaactatcccttaATGCATAGAGGTTAACATAAGGAActgaatatgaatataaaattgtTTCCTTGCATAATGTTtgataataaagaaaaaacttaagtaattattttaaaatagcaaCAATTTTCGTAGAAACTACTGTGGTTATAAAGTATTTAGGTgtctcaaacaaacaaaaagtataCCATGGTGCACTTTAAACGAAAATATTAGATTACTCTATTATATTTCGGTGTAAAATATGTATCAATGGTCGATTTTGTCAGTGATAAAGTACTTGAAATTCCTCCAGTGTGTCTTTGTAGGGTGTGCCACACTTGCTTTAGACAAGAACCAGCGCATGATCAGACGCTGCGAGAAACAGATCAGACTGAACTTTCGCTTAATTTATGCTCTGTGCCATTTGTGATCGATTAAAAGGTGAGTTTGGTTCATACAGTACTAATGTTTTCTCTAAAGGTCATTATAGGATGATTTCGCTGGTCTGTGAGCTGTAGTTTCAGTTTTTGCTCGTGAAAAGTTTTCTGGGCGTTTCTCTTCACAGTCTGCTGTGTCCACCTCAGACATTTTCTCAAGCTCGATACTCCGATGTTTTAAACATGAATTAGTTGCATAACTAATTAATTGTTTACGCAAAATAAGGAAATTAAGTGTATTATAATCGCATTTGGTTTCATTCTGAAGGATTGAGGGGTTGTTTGACTATGATATGAGGGGAGCTGCCTGCTGTCTTAACCAGGAAGTGTTTTTGTCAACTAACATCGCTTGTAGTTTTCAGTCTGATATGTAAACTAAATCGTCTGGAGGGAATGTTTCTTCATTTTAGCCAGTGAAAATCAACTTCTAACTTACCTTTCCGTCATCTAGGTGATGAAGTGGCAACGTAATGTCAAACGCAAGTTGCCACAAAGTAACCCGCGAAAAGGGGTTTATATCTACCTGAAGCCCATTACGGACACTAGCGTCCCCTGTTTATTATACATCGACTGCTTAACTAATAAACATATCCCTGCTGGAAAAAACACAGCTTAAAACAgctcaagttggttttagctagtcgaccagcctggtttaagagaggttttggccatttccaggctggcttcagccatttccagtctggtcttagctggtcaggctgggaaatgaccagatAAAACTAACTTGACCAGCTTAGATAGGCTAGGAGCCCAACCAAaccatgtccagcttaaaccaggcttatagcttaaacattaaatattatttctatATATTATCGTATAAGTACCAGTTGTTCATAATGCATAACAATCATTATGAATATTATCTATAGTTTTATTATGGTAAAATTGTAGTAACCACGTTTTTTGAAGTACTGAAATCCGTTTTGTTTAACCAAATTTTAACGTATGGCTAGCATAGCACAAACATGGTTAATTATACCAAGGGCTGAAACCATAAGAATTTCCAATGATGTTTATTTGTGTCTCATGATGAGTCTGCAGACATTTGTTTGCTATTTTTgtagagaattttgtaaaaaaaaataataataataataataataataataataataaatctgtggatttattttaggaatatcataactaaaaacttaatatatgaaaaaaaaaaaaaaatatatatatatatatatatatatatatatatatatatatatatatatatatatatatatatatatatatatttaaacttttatttaatgtttacaatgcaaatccagttagatccacttatttggtaaacaaagcaagtctcaaaTAATAAATCTattgaaagacagaaaatattactttacagactgtattgtaaataaatcatatgaccATTTTAATATtcctattattatatcacaataatattactgaaattaatttaaaaactgaaaaaatatcaattttacacacatttacacaagtaaacaaatagactcaatgatgggcaaaaaatctgcagatttctgcattgCCGATTCCGTGTGAGCCTACTCATAAGGCAGTCTTATATGTTTTAGCTGCAAGACCTTTTGAAATTTTGCCATGCTGAATTGGTACCCCATAGAAGACTAACTAAATGCTAATGGAGCCATTTAGTGCAttaaattagtaatacattttttatgatcCATGCTGACAAGTCATAAGTGTTCTCAGCATTTCCAGCATCCTTTTAGGTCTATTTTGGTTCATAAGTGGTCAACATGCTTGCGAAACAAGTGAGATTTCATCTTGTAATGTTGGAATTTTTGTAGCTACTGCCCAGAATAAAAGAGCACAATGTGGGAGTCTTCAGAGAAGCTGACATGctgttttccttgtcttgtttccaTGGTTAATGAGGTGCTTCGAAAAAAAAGGTTCTTGCTCAGCTACAATAATTAAACTACCCTACTAATCATTCCCACACCTGAACCGGCACTAGCCAGAAAGGTTAATGAAAAATCGTTAGATGTTTTGGTGGATGCTATCCCAATTCTATAGTTAATGAGAATTcaaagtgtatttatttttacacaacCAGCCAAAAAGTCACATTTCCAAATAATTGTAAGGAATTCAAATCCCCTTCGTTTTGGAGCTACAATACCTACTgtagcattaaagggatagttcacccaaaaatgaacattcactTTACTGTCCTTTACATGAGTGTCTTTATTCAGTTGaacataataaatgttttgattttgaagaaagacaaaaacctgtaaccattgacttccactaggaaaaacaaatactatggaatttaAGGGTTacaagctttcttcaaaatgtcttcttttgtgtttaacagaataaagaaacttgtaaaggtttgaaacaagtaaatggtcagcaaatgatgacagaattttcatttttggatgaactatccctttaagcacaaGCATTTAGATCACAAGACATTAAGTATATCGAAACTATATGGACTAATAGTTCATATGATTTTGTAGGAAGTTATAAAATGACCTAACACTCTACTTGGTTCCCTTAAGCTAATCCTTGACCTGCGCTGTGTGTTGCATCATTAACATTTGGCAAAGGGGAAATCCATTTGAACTGTTTCCAGCTGAAATGCTCCTCCAACTGTTGCATACTTTGTATTTGTGACTAAGTGTACATTATTTGCCAATTATTTTAGTGTGTGTTTTAGCTGACTGAATGCACATAGTATGGCCCATTTCTTTTATGAGTGTGTAGGTGTGGTTGTCAGAATGAGCAAGACTCTGTGTACATACACCTGGTGTGTATTGTTCAAGTATTGTTATGGTGTCTATAACACATttcatatttcattcatctttgttcaGCAGACCAACCGGATTCACATTGACTGCTTAAAGCCTGAGAGGAAAAAGGACCGACATATGTAAGTTCTTTTCATTTTACCACTCTGAGGAGACAAAAACTCTACAGGTTTGCTTGGATAAGAATGTAACATGAATGAAAACTGACTTTCAAAATCATTTGAATGAGAAAACAGCATGTTTTGTCTCTTTGGACTACTACAAATGGTTAGTTCACATTATACTCACCATTATCTGTGTCCCAAAAGATTTTGATTCCTCTTTAGaacaaaatgaatatataaatataaattattatgaattattataaatataaatttattatgaatatataaataaaatgatatagaCTATTTGATGAAATCAGAATGCTCAcctaaaacattcataaagaagaagaaaaaagtcaaCATATTATGAATCTTTTAAAGCATAAGAGTTCGGGATGAATAGACAGAAATTCAtcacatttgatttaaaaaaatcttcatttgatGAACAAGTTTCTTATGACATTGGAATGGCATGAGGCTGCAAGAAagaatgtaacattttaattaggGGTTGAATTAATTTTTTAGGCGCAAAATAAAATTTGGTGTCAAATGCAAAAACATTTGCAACTGGGATATCAatctttaaagttatttttagaaAAGTGTGTTTGAACCAGtattataaattaatacaaatgaagcACACTGTGGCAGAACTGAGAATATTTAAATTTACACAACCCTGTCGTATTGCTGAGAACAGACTAATTTGATAtgaaataacttattttaaaaactctcaaaagtttaaagaaaaatacaataaattagataaaatatatgttttgaaaTATATCGTTGTAATATATACctatatctataatatatatatatatatatatatatatatatatatatatatatatatatatatatatatatagttgaagtaagaattattagcccacctgtgtgttaggcttaactaggttaattaggttaactaggcagatttgggtaattaggcaagttattgtcagaaaaatatatagcttaaagcggtttataattttcaccttaaaatgttttaaaaatagaaactacttttattctagccaaaataaaacaaataagacttcagacagaagagaaaatattattagacacactgtgaaaattccttACTTTGCAAAcataatttgtataatatttgAAAATCATAAAACAagtcaaaggagggctaataattctgacttcaactgtgtatatgaTATGGAGAAAGAATAAACTGGGCCATATGAACTGTAgtagttactgacaaagtccctgcaACGTCTGACAaagttcaataaataataatctctGCTGCTTCTTCCTATAATAGCAAATGGCTGGTTattaaaaatcagaaaaatgacaggaacaaacacaatACAAGGTTGGCTATACTGTAGTATTGTTgcgaaaatgaactttaaccctttttcCCCACAACTGAATCTATATCtctcagtgatcgtcatctttgtGTCacgatcagtcccgtgatccgcTAGAGTCTGAAGGAAAAGGCGCGTTCACATTTCACAGAATCCggcactacatatttggtgatgtaccatatTGACGTCGATGCCttcaggcaaaagatccaaacccaacacgattcatctattcgactctgagtcgactattttgtTAAGGAATCAGTAGTTTTAAAGTCAGTGCACTTTCAAATTCAGACcttagctggatgttttcattcatttagagctgttttacacactgcatggagggtctttttcaaaaacccataacagGGACTCTTTAACATGAGCAACATTTACTGCAAAGGGTCATAGTTCACCCCTGAAGCTACGCAAACAGTTGTCAATATCGCAGAATAATTATTTGATGATATTTCGATATTTTGCATAGTTTGGCAGAGAACTATGCCTTTttgtgtagtaaatgctgctccaGCTAAACAGATGCTGGAGATTCACAGCTGACGGCAGAGCTGTCTTATAGAATAATGTGTATGACAATCGCATGCGATTTATCATTCAGTCCTAGCGTGACATTTCACTGGAAGTGCTTGAGCTGGCTTCCTGCAAATTACAagtttgtgtgcatatacccAATTCTAAATCTTTTTATCGTAttcaacagatacttttactatTGAATCCCAAGATGGCCGCACAGCTGCAGAAACTGGTTGCACAGAAAAAGGATGTTGTGGAGAACGTCATGGAAGTGTTTGAGCAGGGTGCAGAAGTGGTGGCCAGTATCGCTGGAGATCTCTTCCCAGTGTTCTCCATTGCGGCTCCGATCGTAAGGCTGGCGCTGGACAACGTCGAAAGCAAAGAAGCCGAATACATGAAGGAGCAGTTCCAGAAAGTGAGAGACCGCCTTGAAGTTGTTTCAGAAGAAGTCCAGCAGATAAACCAGGAGATCAAGAAAAGCGGAGTCGATGCCACCTACTTCACCGTGGAGGAGAATCTGACCAACCAGTTCCGCAAGTTCATGGACGTCCTGAACGCCAAACCCAAATTCAGAGAGGTCAGGAAGAAGACGTTCTTGGACCACTTCAACCGGACAGGCGGCGATAAAAACCTGCACACTCTTTATAGCGCAGTAACCGGAGATAACTTCTCAGGGGAGTCCGTGCTGGAGATCACTCTGAATTACGAGCAGAAGAGCCGAAGGGCGGTGGAGGAGTATTGCGCCACGCTCAAGAAATTATTCTGTGTCGGTTTGATCGCTCTACTGGGACACGCTGCACTAAAAGGCGACGACGAGGAGGAGAAGTTGCTTCAAGAGTGGAGCGAAAAGATGAAAGTAGTCCAGTCGAAAATGATCGTCGTGATTGAAGACTGCATTAATAGCTTTCCTACGCAATCTGAGCTGGACGCCAAACGCATAGTGAGAGACCAAAGCGACAAAAGCAACCAGCAACTGGCCGACATGCTGGTAGAGCACCTAAAAAAGAAGTACGACTGGGTTTGCTGGTCGGTCCGCATCTTTAACTCACCCACTGGATTGTTCACCAACAAGAAAGACTTCCAGGGTTTGACAGGAAAGAGCCGCTTTCAGGTGCCGACGTCTGATGACAAACTCAACGTTGTGGTTTCTTACAGCGCCTCGCCTGAGCCTGTCGATAAAGCCCGGATACAGAGTCTGGTTTTGGAGCAGAAGAAGCTTCCGATGACGCAGTTGGCTGAACTTCTGTTTGACACAATTCCCGTCTGTGTGGTTCACACAATCAAGACCTCATGTAAAGATTTGGGTTATTCCACCAGCTTCTCTGAAGAGCTGCACTTCTTTGAGGAGTATAAGAacttctgtgtgtttcttcattcTGCTTAAATGAGACTGATGTTATGATAAAGAGCTGAGCTAAAGGGGTGTTGCACAAAAGCAAGATAAGGGATTGAGCTGGGATTTTCAATACATCCTGGCTGAATTTAGGCTTGGTTAAGCCAAATTTAGCTACTATTGAGACAGCCAGTCTAAGATTAATCCTATTGATTTATCTGCTGGTTTTGCTCTAAATGTTACTAGAAATGAATGTGTTTTACAGtcacaatattactattttatttgctAATATATCAAATTATTATATAAAGAGATCAAATAAATCgaaagagaataaatgaataaatgaaagagatTAAAaaagtatacactacctgacaagtcttgtggcctgtccaagttttaggaacaacaaataatttaatggcttctagttgatcatttggtaacaGACGTGGCTTGtgtgaaatgtttattattttaattaggacagtaaggtctgacttttctttggattcatcttcattgcCTCCTCCTCTAtccttaccccagacatgcttaataatgttcatgtctggtgactgggctggccaattctggagcaccttgaccttctttgctttcaggaactgatgtggaggctgaagtatgagaaggagtgctatcctgctgaaaaatgtGCCTTCTTctctggtttgtaatgtaatgggcagcacaaatgtcttgatacctcaggctgttgatgttgccatccactctgcagatctctcacatgcccccatactaaacgtaaccccaaactatgattttttcttccccaaacttgactgatttctctgagaatcttgggtccatgcaggttccagtaggtctcctgcagtatgtgtgatgattgggatgcagttcaacagatgattcatcagagaaatctaccttctgccatttttccaaatgatcaactagaagtcaagttattatatgttgctcttacaacagggATCCACAAcatgacttttgtcaggcagtttAGATGATTAAATAGATCAAATAAACTAAACAGTAAAAACAGTTGCTCAATACTGGTTAAACGTTTGCAGTTATCGTTCATCATAAGTTTCCTGAATAACACGAATGTCCACATTTTAGGGCAAGTGAACAACTGTTAgtttaatacatttgatttcaCCTATTCATATGTTTCTGTTTAATCTCTGAATGAAACTCATGGGAGTCATCCGATTGGTTGGCCAGAGGGGCGTTTTTCAACTCGTCACCTGATTGGCTCACATCATCTAACATCATCTGTATTTGCATTCTGTGATCGATCTCATTGTCTTTTGAAGAATGCAATGAATGTGAACTCATCCCAGTTATCTAAATTGGGCTTAACTTGGTGGCATATTCTCATCCTGGATCAGCAAACGTGCACCAAAATAAAAGCATTCTCTGATTAAGAGACAGTAGGTCAAGCCGcactttttttattatcatgGCTTTCTTAATTCTACTTTTGTGCAATACCCCTCAGGTGATATAGGATGTGTTCAAATCACAACACTTGTTTAAACCACTATATTTACAGTACttaacctgatcaaactaatcttTTCTATACTCTTTATTTTGTCCTGATAATATCTTTTTTATTTGCGCTTGTTTTAAAgctgtaaatgtaaaaactttcAGTGTGggtaaaaagtaatatattataatCCTAAGGctatcttaataaaaaaaaaacacacacacaaataaaataacacataCTTTGACATTAGCAGCATAAATATATGTGTTGTCAGGGAAATAGCCCAGTGGTTAGTGCACCGATAAATAGCGCCACTCCTGGCATCCCAAGTTTGAATCCCGGGTTGTGGATCCCAAATTTGAATCCAGggtgtcttaaaatgtcttaattttcgACTTTAGGCcttaagtcttaaattcactgaaatattgtgttgtaggacTTAAATCCTTTTAAACCAGTttcattttgctttgtttaaGCTACTTAATCGAGCCTACATCCATCCAATGACCAACAATACatctagttttaaataaataaaagctttttttttattgcaaagagattctCAACAACT
This sequence is a window from Danio rerio strain Tuebingen ecotype United States chromosome 16, GRCz12tu, whole genome shotgun sequence. Protein-coding genes within it:
- the rpz5 gene encoding rapunzel 5 (The RefSeq protein has 1 substitution compared to this genomic sequence); this translates as MNRVEEWVLENKDKIEKGVEIMGQGCEVLAATVGQFHPILEAVFMTSAELLGNPEGKEAKFLAEQFEKINQKLEGIQDEIEQIALELQRTSMNKQNIDREAKIMSQYEKFQDFVNAKPKFREKKKEKFITQYENTGGEINIDSLYNAVTGENISGDAMLDTVVTTDERSRKPVEEFCARLKKLFVMGIIAVMGHAALKEGAVGEAMVKKWQDRMEDVEKRMKAAVDDCIENFPLQAKTDVERQLLERQANVNPEFTGFILDILEKKYYWVSWSVRVFNHSGIFFWNWLAGKKYHGSGGGGNFFDLLTPNNVRIVVSFSADPKPINKSEIVDQIEMQKLKGNMQSVAQTLWKTLPNTVVHAISCYKKVEEKNNFQPECFYFARHKKAYLCIHSE
- the rpz5 gene encoding rapunzel 5 isoform X1, with the protein product MNRVEEWVLENKDKIEKGVEIMGQGCEVLAATVGQFHPILEAVFMTSAELLGNPEGKEAKFLAEQFEKINQKLEGIQDEIEQIALELQRTSMNKQNIDREAKIMSQYEKFQDFVNAKPKFKEKKKEKFITQYENTGGEINIDSLYNAVTGENISGDAMLDTVVTTDERSRKPVEEFCARLKKLFVMGIIAVMGHAALKEGAVGEAMVKKWQDRMEDVEKRMKAAVDDCIENFPLQAKTDVERQLLERQANVNPEFTGFILDILEKKYYWVSWSVRVFNHSGIFFWNWLAGKKYHGSGGGGNFFDLLTPNNVRIVVSFSADPKPINKSEIVDQIEMQKLKGNMQSVAQTLWKTLPNTVVHAISCYKKVEEKNNFQPECFYFARHKKAYLCIHSE
- the rpz4 gene encoding rapunzel 4 isoform X1 — protein: MAAQLQKLVAQKKDVVENVMEVFEQGAEVVASIAGDLFPVFSIAAPIVRLALDNVESKEAEYMKEQFQKVRDRLEVVSEEVQQINQEIKKSGVDATYFTVEENLTNQFRKFMDVLNAKPKFREVRKKTFLDHFNRTGGDKNLHTLYSAVTGDNFSGESVLEITLNYEQKSRRAVEEYCATLKKLFCVGLIALLGHAALKGDDEEEKLLQEWSEKMKVVQSKMIVVIEDCINSFPTQSELDAKRIVRDQSDKSNQQLADMLVEHLKKKYDWVCWSVRIFNSPTGLFTNKKDFQGLTGKSRFQVPTSDDKLNVVVSYSASPEPVDKARIQSLVLEQKKLPMTQLAELLFDTIPVCVVHTIKTSCKDLGYSTSFSEELHFFEEYKNFCVFLHSA
- the rpz4 gene encoding rapunzel 4 (The RefSeq protein has 1 substitution compared to this genomic sequence), which translates into the protein MAAQLQKLVAQKKDVVENVMEVFEQGAEVVASIAGDLFPVFSIAAPIVRLALDNVESKEAEYMKEQFQKVRDRLEVVSEEVQQINQEIKKSGVDATYFTVEENLTNQFRKFMDVLNAKPKFREVRKKTFLDHFNRTGGDKNLHTLYSAVTGDNFSGESVLEITLNYEQKSRRAVEEYCATLKKLFCVGLIALLGHAALKGDDEEEKLLQEWSEKMKVVQSKMIVVIEDCINSFPTQSELDAKRIVRDQSDKSNQQLADMLVEHLKKKYDWVCWSVRIFNSPTGLFTNKKDFQGLTGKSRFQVPTSDDKLNVVVSYSASPEPVDKARIQSLVLEQKKLPMTQLAELLFETIPVCVVHTIKTSCKDLGYSTSFSEELHFFEEYKNFCVFLHSA